From Saccharothrix espanaensis DSM 44229, the proteins below share one genomic window:
- a CDS encoding ROK family protein, with protein MIAVDVGGTETKAALVAGTALDVRAVRQRRRATTRDAEAVVDDVASLVEDLRAGGDAEIEAVGLVVPGVVDEDNGIGVYSANLKWQDYPFVKEVEARTGLKTAFGHDVRAGGLAELRIGNARGLQNAVIMPIGTGIAAALVLDGRIYRGDGSVGEVGHVDVGHGDPCGCGQTGCVEARASSAAIARRYSERTGNPVNGAAEVAGLVRAGDPDAVTVWQEAVDALARGILLVAALLGPEAVVLGGGLALAGPLLVDPLRDRLDGLITFQRRPELRLAALGDEAGCLGAALLAIDMLEER; from the coding sequence GTGATAGCCGTCGATGTCGGCGGTACGGAGACCAAGGCTGCCCTGGTGGCCGGGACGGCCCTCGACGTCCGGGCGGTCCGGCAACGGCGGCGGGCGACGACCCGCGACGCCGAGGCCGTGGTCGACGATGTGGCCTCGCTGGTCGAGGACCTGCGTGCCGGCGGCGACGCCGAGATCGAGGCCGTGGGCCTGGTGGTGCCCGGTGTCGTCGACGAGGACAACGGCATCGGGGTGTACTCCGCCAACCTCAAGTGGCAGGACTACCCGTTCGTGAAGGAGGTCGAGGCCCGCACCGGGCTCAAGACCGCGTTCGGGCACGACGTGCGGGCCGGAGGGCTCGCCGAACTGCGCATCGGCAACGCCAGGGGCCTGCAGAACGCCGTGATCATGCCGATCGGCACCGGCATCGCGGCGGCCCTGGTCCTGGACGGGCGGATCTACCGCGGCGACGGCAGCGTCGGCGAGGTCGGGCACGTCGACGTCGGGCACGGCGACCCGTGCGGCTGCGGCCAGACGGGTTGTGTCGAAGCGCGGGCCTCCTCGGCGGCCATCGCCCGGCGGTATTCCGAGCGGACCGGCAACCCGGTGAACGGGGCGGCGGAGGTGGCCGGACTGGTCCGAGCGGGCGACCCGGACGCGGTGACCGTGTGGCAGGAGGCGGTGGACGCCCTCGCCCGGGGCATTCTGCTGGTAGCGGCTCTACTGGGGCCCGAGGCGGTGGTGCTCGGCGGCGGACTCGCGCTGGCCGGCCCGCTGCTGGTGGACCCGTTGCGGGACCGGCTGGACGGGTTGATCACGTTCCAGCGGCGTCCGGAACTGCGGCTGGCGGCGCTGGGCGACGAGGCCGGGTGCCTCGGGGCCGCGTTGCTGGCCATCGACATGCTGGAGGAGAGATGA